The following are encoded in a window of Candidatus Desulfofervidus auxilii genomic DNA:
- the cas6 gene encoding CRISPR system precrRNA processing endoribonuclease RAMP protein Cas6: protein WDMLINNDIPPPHSLTLLFLTPLRLKEKGDLVVNLNFPIFIARLIERIDVLSYFYCNGPPPEENQALLKEAQGIKVKAKSLRWYDWERYSSRQNTRMKLGGLIGTITFSGNLTPFMPYLLLGQYIHVGQGTTFGLGRYEIIERE from the coding sequence CTGGGATATGCTTATTAATAATGACATCCCTCCTCCCCATTCTTTAACTCTACTCTTTTTAACCCCATTGCGACTTAAAGAAAAAGGAGACCTGGTTGTCAATCTTAACTTTCCCATATTTATTGCCCGTTTAATAGAACGTATAGATGTTCTTTCTTACTTCTACTGCAATGGTCCTCCACCTGAAGAAAATCAAGCATTACTTAAAGAAGCTCAAGGTATAAAAGTAAAAGCAAAAAGTCTGCGCTGGTATGATTGGGAACGTTACTCTAGCAGACAGAACACCCGCATGAAACTTGGTGGCCTAATCGGTACCATTACCTTTTCTGGCAATCTCACTCCTTTTATGCCTTATCTATTACTTGGTCAATACATCCATGTTGGTCAGGGCACTACATTTGGCTTGGGAAGGTATGAGATAATTGAGAGGGAATAA
- the cmr1 gene encoding type III-B CRISPR module RAMP protein Cmr1, translating to MEFKLKTLTPIWTGGVEGKCDRLHETGIIGSLRWWYEALVRGLGGYACDPTSDERCQLNQEKFYKAIKRGKTVQEALDEQICPACQLFGCTGWGRKFRFRIQAPDGKPIPGRLEKDTNFNLIFIEKKKFTPLEKLLLKKTIKLIVEYGALGAKIALKPSEISNKNLPSYSKRNHLDYGIITYQDGYKIDKTEDIVLKKPSDKENQLDWPNLKYFWFIPGAYLNRLQINQLVNRDNKGYYQRPSKFQISLGGCIKEEKCCPEGIERMSKKIFSFHGKGSCDPQKTKRCFGYVRSQEELEKIKKLIQAQLGEKIKILTWENIKNVL from the coding sequence ATGGAATTTAAGTTAAAAACCTTAACACCAATATGGACAGGTGGAGTAGAAGGCAAGTGCGATCGGCTTCATGAAACAGGCATCATTGGTAGCTTAAGGTGGTGGTATGAGGCATTGGTAAGAGGGCTTGGTGGGTATGCTTGTGATCCGACTAGCGATGAGCGATGTCAATTGAATCAAGAGAAATTTTATAAAGCAATTAAAAGAGGAAAAACAGTTCAAGAAGCCCTAGATGAACAAATCTGTCCTGCTTGTCAGTTATTTGGATGTACAGGGTGGGGGAGGAAGTTTAGATTTAGAATACAAGCTCCCGATGGTAAGCCAATACCAGGTAGATTAGAAAAAGATACAAATTTTAATCTAATTTTCATCGAAAAAAAGAAATTTACTCCATTAGAAAAATTGCTATTAAAAAAGACTATTAAACTTATTGTTGAATATGGTGCTTTAGGTGCAAAAATAGCCTTAAAACCATCAGAAATTTCAAATAAAAATTTACCAAGTTATTCTAAAAGAAATCATTTAGATTACGGAATTATTACCTATCAAGATGGATATAAAATAGATAAAACAGAAGATATTGTTTTAAAAAAGCCTTCTGATAAGGAAAATCAGCTTGATTGGCCTAATTTAAAATACTTCTGGTTTATTCCTGGAGCTTATTTAAACCGTTTGCAAATTAATCAGCTAGTTAACAGAGACAATAAAGGATATTATCAAAGACCTTCTAAATTCCAAATATCTCTTGGAGGTTGCATTAAAGAAGAAAAATGCTGTCCTGAAGGAATAGAAAGGATGAGTAAAAAAATTTTCTCTTTTCATGGTAAAGGTTCTTGTGACCCTCAAAAAACTAAGCGGTGTTTCGGTTATGTAAGAAGCCAAGAAGAACTTGAAAAAATAAAAAAATTAATTCAGGCTCAATTAGGGGAAAAGATAAAAATTTTAACTTGGGAGAATATCAAAAATGTTTTGTGA